One Labilibaculum sp. DW002 genomic window, TGCAAGGAAAAATTGCAGGAGTAAGCATTAATAGTTCTGGTGGATCTCCAGGAGCTTCGTCTATTATCATGATTAGAGGTGGTTCTTCGTTGAGTGGAAATAACCAGCCTCTTTTTATTGTTGATGGATTACCTATCGATAACTCTACCAATTCGAGTTCTGAAGTTGCTAGTGCTAACCGTGCTTCGGATATTAATCCAGAGGATATAGAATCTATATCTGTATTGAAAGGTGCTACAGCCGCAGCTCTTTATGGTATTCAAGCAGCTGAAGGTGCTATAATTATTACTACTAAGAAAGGTAAAACTGGAGAAGGCAAAATTTCATTCTCTTCTACATTATCTGTTGATAAAGTTTTAGATACTCCTGATATTCAAAGTGCTTATGGGCAGGGAAGTTACGATTACAATAGTGATGGTGATATTCTTGGTTATGATGCATCACCAGGAATACATTTACAGTCGTGGGGTGAGGAAATTCCTAATGGGACTCCTACTTATGATAATATAAGTAATTTATTCGAGACAGCAATTACACAAAAATACAATGTTAATTACTCAGGGGGTAATGAACAAACTAATATATTTGCTTCTGCATCTTATTTAGATCAAAATGGGGTTATTGAAAATACAGGTTACGAAAAATTGAATCTTACTTTCAACGCACAGTCTAAATTTAGAAAAAACTTAACTATTGGTGTCAATGCTAAGTATATTAACACTCAAACTGAAAGTAATAAGCAGGGTACTTCTTCGGGAGGTTCTTATATAAGTATGCTTAAATATCCAGTTACCTACGATGCACGTGATTATGCAAACGAAGATGGTACGCAAAAGATATTTATGGATTCAAAAGAAGATCAAGAATTTGATAATCCGTACTGGAGTCTTAATAATTCCCCTAATAATGATAAGGTTGATAGATTAATTGGACAAGTTAATTTGAATTACAAACCTTTCGATTTTCTTACTATTTCTTATCGTATTGGAACCGATTTTTATTCTCAATTTAATAAAAAAATTACCGATTTTGGTTCTCTTATTAAAGGTAGATCTGATGGTCATCTTAGACAGTACGAGAAGAATAGTCGTTTAGTGACCTCTACACTTCTTGCTATGTTCAATAAAACCTTCGATGAAGATTATTCTATTGACGTTACTTTGGGACAAACAGTTGACGAAAAGAATGTAAGGACAACTTATACTGGAGGTAATAAGTTTCAAGCTCCTGATATATATAGTGTGTCAAATATTGCTGCTGATGACCAAACTCTTTCTGAATCTAAATATAGAAGAAGAAGTATGGGTGTTTTTGGTGAAGCTAAATTTGGTTGGAAAAATATCGCATTTTTAAATGTAACAGGAAGAAATGACTGGTCTTCTACTTTACCGATTGGAGATCATTCATTCTTCTATCCATCTGTAGGTACTTCTGTTGTTGTTTCCGATCTTCTTAAAGAATTTGATACTGATATAACTTCTGATAATTTCCTTTCATATCTTAAATTGAGAGCTACTTGGGCACAAGTTGGTAAAGATGCTAGTGCCCATATGTCAGAATCTTATTTAACACTACGTTCATGGCACTATGTTCCCGTTTCTGATGGTTATACTTGGAATTCAGATCAGGCAGGTAATCCAAATTTGAAACCTGAATTTACCACTTCATTTGAAATTGGTATGGATGCTCGCTTTTTGAAGAATAGAATAAAGTTAGATTTTAGTTACTACCATAGTTTATCTGAAGATCAGCTCTTGAATGTGAGACTTCCGCCGGCTGCAGGGGCTTATATCGCTCAGCTTAATGGTGGATCTGTTAAAAATGAAGGATATGAAGCTTTAGTTAATGTTTCATTATTTCCTAGATCGAGTGAATTTCAATGGGATATGTCTTTCAATTTTGCAAAAATGGAAAGTACTGTTTATGACCTTCCCGGTGAATTAGTTGAGGTAAATAACGATCAATCGTGGACATGGAATAGCACAGCTTTAGGTGCTGCTGTTTTGGATGGTAACCTTTTCGGATTAAAGGGTAAAAGACCAAAGAGAAACGAAAATGGTGATAGGATAGTTAATAGTGATGGAAATTATTCTCTTGGCGAGGATATCTTTCCGGATGTTGATCGTATGCCAGATTGGACCATGGGGATTATTAACTCAATGTCGTACAAAAATTTTAGGTTGTCATTCCTTTTAGATATGAGTATAGGTGGCGATGTTTATAATGCTACCAATGCAGCTTTAACCTATTATGGTTTAAGTACTACCTCAGAGGATAGATCTATGACCGAAACAATTATTTTGGACGGTGTTGTGGAAAATGGTGTAGATGTGGATGGAAATTCGATTTATGAAAAAAATACGACTCCTATTATAAAGGATCAGAATTATTATCAAGACCAGTATTCTCAAAATGCAGAGAACTTTATTGAAGATGCTACATTTGTTAAGCTTAGATATGTAACGTTATCTTATAATCTTCCTAAGACTCTTCTTGATAAGATTGGTTTCGATAGAATGGAAGTTTTTGCTACTGGTAGAAATCTATTGATGATTTCTGATTACTCAGGTGTAGATCCTGAAATAGCTTCTTTTGGTGCCTCTGTTAGTGGTTCTGGAGCTATAGGTCTTGATAACTTAAGTACTCCTAATACTAAAGGTTTTGATTTAGGTGTTAAAATTAATTTCTAAAATTGCAATAAATGAAAAACTTAAATATAATTAACGGATTTCTAGTTTTACTACTGTTAGGAGGATTGGTTTCTTGTTCCGATGATTTTTTCGATGTTAATGAATCGGAAACAAAACCATCGAACATGTCTTTGCCACCTCAACAACGATTGATGGCTACAATAGATAATACTACTGGCTTTGGCCAAAGTAGATTATCTAGAGAGGGAACTGTACTCTCTTATCATATTACTGAAAGAACAACATATTATTCAAGATGGAGTTGGAGGACGGTTTCTTATGCTGCTGAGCAATATCTATATACTAATGCTCTTCCAAACACTGCCGATTTAATTGTCTTAGGTGAAGAATATAATTCGCCTCATTTTTCTGCTGTTGGAAAAATATTGAGAGCGTATCTTTTTTCGATGGTTAGCGATCAGCTTGGTGATATAATAATGGATGATTCTTATGATGCTAAAAATCAGCTTATTCTTACGCCTGAGTTAAATTCGCAAAAGGAGGCTTATATAGGAATACATAAGCTTATCGATGAAGCTCTTTTAGATTTTGATAAGCCAAATGCTATAGATCTTAATGTAATTGGTACAGATGTGATGTTCCAAGGAGATATTTCGAAGTGGAAGAAATTTGCCTGGGCTCTTAAGGCTCGTCTTCTTAATCACATGACTGCTAAGGAATCAGGTGATTTTAAGTATGATCCAGCGGCTGTTGTTGCTGCTTGTGGAAAAGCTATGAGTACAAATGCAGATAATGCCAAAAGACAATTTACTGGTGAAGAGACTCAAAATAATATCTACCCATGGTCTGATACTGAAGGTGGTGATGTTGAAGGTGCTTTTGATTCTCGTGCAGATAATTGGTCGAAGTTTTTTGTTGACAATCTAAAAGATCCTTTGTTGTTAAATAATGAATCTGTTCCAGATCCACGCCTACCTCTTATCGTACAACCTGCTTTAGATGCAGAACTTTATGGTTTAACAGGTTTAGATATGTATCAAGGTGTTCCAATGGGAACGTATCGTGAAAATGGTTTTAACGGTGTAAAAGAGACTGTAGATTTTGTTGCTGGTGATATCAATCCGTATACGGGAGTTGTTTTTACAGAGGACACTAAAATGGTTATGGATTCAACAGAGTATTTTTCTAGAGGACATCAATATGGTAAGCCTAATGGTCTGTTTTATACGAGCCCAAATTCTGATTGGTATATGATTACTTACGCAGAATGTAAATTTATTGAAGCTGAAGCAAATTTTAGAAATGGCGATAAAGCGGCTGCTTTTGCTGCATACAAAGAAGGTATCGAGGCAGATATGTCTAATATGGGTGTTGATGCTGGTGATATTTCTGATTATTTGACTCATGTTGATAATATTGGTGCTGCGAATATTACTCTAGAGCGTATCATGACTCAAAAACATATTGCAACAGTAATGAATCCTGAAACTTGGGTTGATTTGCGTAGAGTTGAGTACGATAATACTTTTACAAGACTTAAGAGACCTCAAAATCTTAATGCTAGTATATTCCCAATTTCAGGTGATGAAGTTGATGGTAAAGAAGTGTGGATTCGTGCTCTTAAATATGACAATAGAAATATTGAGAGAAATTCAGCTAATTTGCCTGATAATGATGATGCATCGCGTTTCCCAACTAGAGTTTGGTGGAACACTCCTGATGCTGATGATGTAGTTGATCTAACGAACTAATTTTTATAACCGTCTAGTTTTTAGAGGCGGTTGTATTTTTAGAAGAGAATAAGGCGGAGAATGGGGCAACAACCTTAAATTATAAAGTTGAATTTGCCTTAGCCGCAAGTTAGCATCATAAAGTGTAGAGTATCTACTGTGCACTTTATGATGTTTTTGTTTTATGCAAATTGAGATATGAGTTTTAATAATCTTAATTGTGAAAAGAAATAGAGATTTTCTTAAACGTACTGATATGAAGTTAGACTTTCCGAGATCCTTATTTTTAGTTTTGTTTACTTTTTTGATTGTGAATACATTCGCTTCTGTTCCTGATACTACTATGGTAGTGAAAGGGGTTTATGGTGTGGTATATAGCAAAATTACTTTTAGGAAAGGGCCAATTGTTATTCATCAGTTGCGAATTGATATGTCATGCGAAAAATTTGAATTTTCAGGTAGCATCGCAAATAGTTATTTGGGATTTGGTTTGGAAAAAACTTCGCGAATGGTAGCTCGGGAAAATAAAAAGGAAAACAGAGTTATTGCTGCTGTGAATGCTGATTTTTTTGGCGGTGAGAGGCCTGTTTTTGAGAATTGTATGATTGTAGATGGAGAATTTGTAAAAGGGGTTAAAATGTCTCGTACACTTTTTATGGAGGACGAACAGGGCATTGTTCATCTAGATAACTATCAATTTAATGGAATTTGCATGGTGAACAATGATACTCTAGTTCTAGATGGTCTTAATGTTCCCGTTGAAAAACACAAAAGTTGTTTTTATAATAAGTTTTATCGAAGAATGCCGGTTCAGAATGATTCTGTAGTATATTGGAAGTTAAAGCCATTAAAAAAAGATGTTATTGGTTCTGTTGGGAGTTATCAGGTTGAAGAGTGTTTAGTTAATCCTGATTCTCTCAATTTCGTTTTAGGTCGGAAATATTTAGGTTTGGGATGCTCTGCAAAAAAAATAATAAGAGAAAATGACACGATTGACATTCGTTTAAGTATTTCACCTGAAGGTGTTGCTCCGCATTTTTTGATAGGAGGCTTACCTCGATTAATTCAGAATGGGAAAAGAATTGTCAATTTTAAAAATAGAGAAGGGCTAAGTAGAAAAGGATTTTGGAAAGATAGACATCCGCGTACCGCAATTGGTCTTGATCACAAAAATAATTATCTGTATATAGTTGTAGTAGATGGTCGCCAACCAGGCTATAGTATGGGTATGAAATTAAAAGAATTAGGCAAATACCTTAAAAAATTAGGATGCGATGATGCATTGAATTTTGATGGTGGAGGTTCATCTGCTATGATTTTTAATCAAGTATTGATGAATAAACCTTCCGATAAAAATGGAGAACGAGATGTTTCGAATATCTTTTTGATTAGAAAACGATAAAATTTTCGAATAAAACAAAATCCTGGATATTAATTCAGGTACTATGTAGTAGTGTAAAAGGGGTTCTTCGGAGCCCTTTTTGCTATTATAGTTTTTTTCGATTTGATCTTTTTCATTACCGTCACTAGCAATTTCAGCTCAATATACTTCTCTATCCATATCAGCTTTTATAATTGATGAAACTCAATTTAGGATGTTGTATATCAATTATCTAGATAATCAAGCAGAAAGAGCAAGGTGTTTTGTATGATAACTTCTTTAAAGCTAGAAATTGCAGTGTGTAGAAAATAGTTTCAGCATTAATATAAGCACTTGAAAGCATCTAATTACTTAGAGTTGAATCAATACATGTTTTCATGTTATGATTAATACAATGCAAAACATGTTGTTGAATATCTTGTGATTTAATATTAGATTAATATATTTGTATGCATGTAACATGTAATACCAATTGAAAATAAAAAAATGAAATACTTACCTATTGCTATTTTTTCTATACTACTACTTCTTCTTAGTGTGTATTCTTGTGACAAGGAGAATCAACTTTTAATTGAAGCAAATAGTATTTCCAAACAGGTAGAGGCTAAGTATTCACCAGATCAGAGAGAGGCTATTTTTAAAACGTCATTCTTTTTCGAAAATAATAAGCTGATAATTAGAGGAGAAACGAGTGAATTGATGGCAAAGCAAGCATTGTATTCTGCACTTGAAAAGTTAGATGTTGGAATATTGGATAGTCTAAATTTATTGCCAGGAAAAAGTTTAAAGGATAAAAATTGGGGAGTAATTAATTTAAGCGTTGTGAATTTAAGAGCATACCCAAAGCATTCGGCAGAACTTGTTTCACAGTCAATAATGGGAACTCCAGTTAAGCTATTGAAAGAAGACAATGGCTGGTATCAAATACAGACTCCTGATCGATATATTGCTTGGGTTGATGGTGCCGCAATTGCTCGGAAAACACTAAATGAAATGAATCAGTGGAGGAATTCGAAAAGAATAATTTTCATTCCTGATTTTGAAGTAGTAAAAGATCCAGGTCAAAATGAGGTGGTGACTGATTTGGTTGCTGGTTCAATCCTTAGAGTTGAGAATGAGAATCAAGCCAACTATGATTTGAGCTTACCAGATGGTAGAAGAATACAAGTTGATAAATCAAATTGTGAACTGTTTTCTGATTGGGAAAACCGAGAATTAGAAGATGCTACTCTTTTAACGAAAACGGCAAAGCAATTTATCGGGAGGCCTTATTTGTGGGGCGGAACTTCTGTAAAAGGGGTAGATTGTAGTGGCTTTGTTAAGTCAGTTTACTTTATAAACGGGATTATTTTGGCCCGTGATGCATCATTACAGTTTCTTCATGGAGATACCATTTCTCCTGAGCATGGGTTTTTGAAATTAGCAGAAGGAGATTTGGTTTTTTTCGGAAGAGCAAAGACAGATGAAAAGCCTATGAAAGTTACTCATGTGGGAATGTATATGAACCAAGGAGAATATATTCATTCATCAGGCAGAGTTAGGATAAATAGTTTTGAGCCTGAAGCTGAAAATTTCAATAATTACAGATCGGTTTCTTGGTTGGGTGGTAGAAGGGTTTTAAATAGAATGGGAGAGCCAGGTATAATTAGGGTTTCTGAACATCCATGGTATTAAGAGAGCAAAAGAAATGGCAATAGACAGAAGAAAATTTTTAGAAAATACAGGCTTGTTGGCAGGAGCGGCATTTTTGCTTCCTACGATGAATTCTTGCAGTGAAGCAGGAATGGGTAAATCAAATTATTCAGGAAAAGGACTGAAGCTTAGTTTTGAGTCTTATGAGTTGCAGTTAAAACATGTATTTACGATTGCATCCTTTTCCAGAACAACCACTCCGGTTATGCTTACAAAAATTGAGTGGGATGGATTTGTTGGTTATGGTGAAGCTTCAATGCCACCATATTTAGGCGAATCACATAAGACTGCAAGGAAATTTTTAAGCAGTTTAAATTTGAAACAATTTTCAGATCCGTTTCGCTTGAATGAAATTTTGAGCTATGTAGATTCTGTTGCTGAAGGAAATTGTGCTGCAAAGGCATCAATTGATATTGCATTGCACGATTTAATAGGGAAATTATTAGATAAGTCTTGGTTTGAGATCTGGGGCTATAATCAGGAAGATACTCCTGTAACAACTTTTACTATTGGCATGGATCAGCCTGATGTAGTAACCGAAAAAGTGAAGGAAGCTTCTCCTTATAAAATGTTAAAAGTGAAAATTGGTAGAGGTACCGATGAGGAGATGATTAATACAATTCGCAAAATTACAGATGTGCCTTTGTGTGTTGATGTTAATCAAGGATGGAAAGACAAACAAGAGGCATTAGATAAAATTCATTGGTTAAAAGAAAAAGGAGTTGTCTTTGTTGAGCAACCAATGGATAAGCACAATTTGGATGATATGGCATGGTTGACACAGCATAGCCCTTTGCCAACAATCGCAGATGAAGCTATTCAACGTTTGGATGATGTAGCAAAATTGCATGGTGCATATTCTGGTATCAATATTAAATTAATGAAGTGCACAGGAATGCGAGAAGCGCATAAAATGATGAATGTAGCCCGTTCATTGGATATGAAAGTGATGATAGGATGCATGACGGAAACGTCTTGTGGTGTTAGTGCGGCAGCTCAACTGTCGCCTATGGTAGATTGGGCCGATTTGGATGGAAATTTATTAATATCAAATGATCCTTTTAAAGGGATTGAGATTCTCGATGGGAAAGTAATTTTGCCCAACCGTTCGGGAATTGGAGTTATAAAAATATAAGTAATTTTTAATTATTTCTTGCTAATCTAAATTTAACACTATGAGAAAAATTGCATGCTTTACGTTAATCATGCTTCTTGGCTGGCAGGTATCCTGGGCACAGGATTTGTTAGTGAAAGGTGTGGTTACCGGTGCAGAAGACGGGTTAACTATCCCGGGTGTTTCGGTTGTCGTAAAAGGAACAACTAACGGAACAACTACCGATTTTGATGGAAAATATGAAATCAAAGTTGGAACGGATGCCATTTTGGTATTCACTTACATTGGAATGAAATCATTTGAGTCCGCAGTTGGTACTCAAGTAGAATTAAATGTGGCACTGGAAACTGATAATTTCGCGATGGATGAAATTGTAGTTGTTGGTTATGGTGTACAAAAGAAAAGTGACATTACAGGTTCGGTTGCTAGTATAAGTGCGAAGGATCTGGAAGATCAACCAGTATCAAATGCTGCAGCACTTCTTCAGGGACGCGCTGCTGGTGTTATGGTGACTCAAACTTCAGGTGCTCCAGGATCTGGGTTATCTGTTAGAGTCCGTGGTACAGGTACAGTGAATAATTCATCTCCTCTTTATGTTGTTGATGGAATTTTTCTAGATGATATTTCTAGTTTAAATCCTTCCGATTTTAAAAGTCTTGAGGTTTTGAAAGATGCTTCAGCTACCGCAATTTATGGTTCACGTGGTGCGAATGGTGTTATTTTAATCACAACCAAAACAGGTAATACAGAAAAAACAAAAGTTCAGTTCGAATTTATGACTGGTCTTCAGAGTGTTTGGAATGAGCCAGATTTAATGAATACAGAAGATTGGTTGACTACCTATAATGCTGCTCAAAACAATGCTGCTGCTTTTACAGGATCTAGTGCATACAAACCATTAAATCTTCAATCTCCTTCTGATAATTCAAAAAACACAACAGATTGGTTTGATGAAGTAACTCGTGTTGGGAAAGTTTACAAAGCTAATGCAACAGTTTCCAAAGGGGATGAAAATGGCAACACTTTATTTAGTGCTGGTTACTTTAAAAATGAGGGTGTGGTATTAAATTCTAAATATGAAAGAATTAATGCTCGTTTGAATAACAACTATAACATTGGTTCAAGAATTAAGGCTGGAATTAATGTTTCATTGTCGCATACCACTACTGATCAGGTAAATGGAAATGCAATTAATGGTATCTTAACTCTTGCTCAAAGAATGGATCCTATTACTCCAGTTAGACAAGAATCTGGAGAATATGCTTCTACTCCATATTCCGATTTGGCGAATCCGGTTGCCATTTTGAATAGAGATGTTAGAGAAAAATCAGCTCTTTTGGTTTTGGCAAATTCTTATTTGCAAGTTGAGCCAATTAAGAATTTATTTATTAGATCATCTGTAAGCTTAAATATTTCAAGATCCAAAGAGAAGACTTATTTGCCTTCTTATGATTATGGTAATGAGAAAAATTTAACCAACAGTTTATCAAAAACAACTCGAGAATTTAATGGATTTTTGAGTGAGAATACAATTTCTTACAATATGGATGTTGAAGACCATAGTATTAGTTTACTAGCTGGTTTTACTGCAGAAAAAAATAAATCTGAGTATTTGGGAGCTTCAAGGAATAACATTCCAAATGATAATGACGAATTGCAATATTTGTCAGCTTCTACAGATTTAGAAAGTACAAATGCATGGAACTCTGGAGAAGAAACAAAAATGTATTCTTATTTAGGTAGAATTAACTACAATTATGCTGATACTTATTTCTTAACAGCTTCTTTCCGTCGTGATGGTTCTTCTGTTTTTGGTCCTGATAAACGATTTGGTAGTTTTCCTTCAATGTCTTTAGGATGGAAATTGAGAAATGAAAAATTCATGGATTTTTTACCAGAAGAAATTGTGAACAGAATTAAAGTAAGAGCTGGATGGGGACGTGTAGGTAATGCAAAAATTGCTCCTTACTCATTTGCTTCTACCGTTCAAAGTAGTGATGCAAAAGTTGAGTATTCTTATGTGTTTAGTGATGGAGAACAGGCAGGAGCTGCTCCTGTTAAAATGGCTAACCTTAAAGTGCAATGGGAAACTGTTGAGTCGACTAATATTGGTCTTGATCTTGCTTTTTTGAATGATAAATTGACTTTTACAGCAGATTATTTTAAGAAAGAAACTAAAGATATGTTGGTTCAAGTGCCAATACCGCAATATGCAGGTTACGATGGTAGTCCGTATGTTAATGCTGGTACTGTAGAAAATAAAGGTTTCGAATTAAACTTAGGTTATCGAGGTAATATTGGAAATGACTTTAAATATTCTGTAAATGTAAACGCTTCTCATGTAGACAATGAAGTAACCAGTCTTGGTGGTGGAGTACCTATTTGGAGTGGAAGCGTAAGTCTTGTAGGAAGTGTTACAAGAACTGCAGAAGGATTTCCTATTGGTGCATTCTATGGTTACGAAGTAGATGGTGTTTTTCAAACTGATGCTGAAGTTGCTTCTAGTGCTCAGTCAAGTGAAGCAATTGGAGCTGGTGACTATAGATTTAAAGACCAGTGGACAGATAAAGATGAAGATGGTGTAATGGAAGAGCCAGATGGAGTAATTAATGGTGATGACCGTGTTCAAATTGGTGATCCAAATCCAGATTTATTTTATGGTGTAAATATCGATATGTCGTATAAAGGTTTCGATTTGTCAATGTTTTTCCAAGGAGTAAGTGGTAATGAAATTTTTAATGGTTTCAAATACTACAATTACGCCGATATCAAAAGATTTGCAATGGCATCTGATTATAAAAATCATTGGACTGCTCAGAATGGATCTAATTCCATGTTTGGATTAAATGCTTCTACTGTAGAGAAAAATTTGAGAGCTTCAGATTTTTACGTTGAGGATGGATCTTACTTACGTTTAAAAAACATTCAATTGGGTTATACTTTTAAAAACCTTACTCCTTGGATGTCTAATTTACGTGTTTATTTCTCTGGACAGAATGTATTTACTATTACCGATTATTCAGGATTGGATCCAGAGATTGGTGGAGGTACATTAACTCAAGGGATCGATTACGGAACCTATCCACAAGCGAGAATTTTTTCAATTGGAGCTAATTTAACTTTCTAATAGTTGATGAAAATGAAAAAAATAAGAAATATAATATTAGCAGGGCTTTTGATTTTTTCATTAGGAGCCTGTGATGAGGATTATCTGGATACCGTGAAAATCGGGGAGCAAACATCAGAGAGTTTTTATTCGAACGATGCCGAGCTGATTAAAGCGGCAAATGCATGTTATTCTCCTATGTGGGAATACCATTACAACTGGGGGCGCACCTCCTTTGGTAATTCTACTACGGATGATGCAGTAGACAGAGAAGATCTAAAAATGCGTGAGTATACCTATGACGCAACAGCATTTCTTTTCACTTATAACTATCGTTACAACTATCGTGGAATTTTGATTGCGAACCAGTTGTTGGCGAATGTGGAAGGTGAAGACATTTCTGGTGTTTCAGATAAGTCTTTACAAAATCGTGTTGTTGGTGAAGCCAAATTTATGAGAGCATATTATTATTATGACCTTGTTAAGAATTATGGTGGAGTGCCATTGGTAACCATTCCTTTATTAGGTGATGATTTGAATAAAACTCGTGCGACAGCTGCTGAGGTTTATGCTCAAATTGAAACAGACCTGAAAGCTGCAGTGGATGTACTTCCGTTAAAATCGGAATATGTTGCTAGCAAAGAGTTAGGACGTGCAACCAAAGGTGCTGCCTTAGGAATGCTTGTAAAAGTTTGTGCTTCTCAGGCAAGTATTGGTTATTCTAATCAGGATTTTTACAATAAAGATAAATGGGCTGAAGCTAAAACTTATGCAGAACAGTTATTTGCATTAGGAATGTACGATCTTTATCAAGGTGCTTATCATGATTTGTTTTCAGAAGCTGAAGAGAATAATGAAGAGTCTATTTTTGAAGTACAGTTTTACGATTCTCCTCTAGATGATGGTGCTTTTACTAACAATGGAAACTTTACTACTTTTTTAAATATGCCATGGTTAGGAGCAGCTGATCCTTACGGACGTTATCAGGCAACTTACGATTTGTATCTTGAGTTTGAAAATGACGATCCAAGACGTGAAGCTTCATTAATTAATTCAGTGCAATATGCAGATCAATGGATTCTTGAAGGAGAAACTCCAGGTGTTGTTGCTGAGGATTTGACAGGCTTTAGTAATTACAAGCATTATTTATCCAAAGAGAATTATTTAGCTTTAGGTAATTTCAGAAATTCGCCAGTTAATGAACGAATTATTCGTTTGTCAGATATGTATTTATTGTATGCTGAGGCTTGTTATCATACCGATAACGAAGGAACTGCTAGAATTTACTTGAATAAAGTTCGTGAACGTGCTCGTCAAGGCAATATCGGAGTTTTAGCTGATGTTACAGCTTCAGGAACAGCCTTGTTGGATGCAATTTATCATGAGCGTCGTGTAGAGCTTTGTGGTGAAGGCCATAGATTACATGATTTAATCAGAACAGGTAGATTAGAGACTGAACTAAAAATTGATGGATACAAAGTGAAGGCAAGCATCACAAGTGATGGAGCTGGAGGATACGTAGTTGCTGACTCTGGAGAGCCGATTTTTAAAGCAACAAATCTTACTTTACCAAAAAATATTTTCTTTCCTCTTCCACAAAGTGAAGTGGATAATACAGGAGGACTAGTAGGGCAAAACCCTGGATATTAATTCAG contains:
- a CDS encoding dipeptide epimerase, which translates into the protein MAIDRRKFLENTGLLAGAAFLLPTMNSCSEAGMGKSNYSGKGLKLSFESYELQLKHVFTIASFSRTTTPVMLTKIEWDGFVGYGEASMPPYLGESHKTARKFLSSLNLKQFSDPFRLNEILSYVDSVAEGNCAAKASIDIALHDLIGKLLDKSWFEIWGYNQEDTPVTTFTIGMDQPDVVTEKVKEASPYKMLKVKIGRGTDEEMINTIRKITDVPLCVDVNQGWKDKQEALDKIHWLKEKGVVFVEQPMDKHNLDDMAWLTQHSPLPTIADEAIQRLDDVAKLHGAYSGINIKLMKCTGMREAHKMMNVARSLDMKVMIGCMTETSCGVSAAAQLSPMVDWADLDGNLLISNDPFKGIEILDGKVILPNRSGIGVIKI
- a CDS encoding SusC/RagA family TonB-linked outer membrane protein, translated to MRKIACFTLIMLLGWQVSWAQDLLVKGVVTGAEDGLTIPGVSVVVKGTTNGTTTDFDGKYEIKVGTDAILVFTYIGMKSFESAVGTQVELNVALETDNFAMDEIVVVGYGVQKKSDITGSVASISAKDLEDQPVSNAAALLQGRAAGVMVTQTSGAPGSGLSVRVRGTGTVNNSSPLYVVDGIFLDDISSLNPSDFKSLEVLKDASATAIYGSRGANGVILITTKTGNTEKTKVQFEFMTGLQSVWNEPDLMNTEDWLTTYNAAQNNAAAFTGSSAYKPLNLQSPSDNSKNTTDWFDEVTRVGKVYKANATVSKGDENGNTLFSAGYFKNEGVVLNSKYERINARLNNNYNIGSRIKAGINVSLSHTTTDQVNGNAINGILTLAQRMDPITPVRQESGEYASTPYSDLANPVAILNRDVREKSALLVLANSYLQVEPIKNLFIRSSVSLNISRSKEKTYLPSYDYGNEKNLTNSLSKTTREFNGFLSENTISYNMDVEDHSISLLAGFTAEKNKSEYLGASRNNIPNDNDELQYLSASTDLESTNAWNSGEETKMYSYLGRINYNYADTYFLTASFRRDGSSVFGPDKRFGSFPSMSLGWKLRNEKFMDFLPEEIVNRIKVRAGWGRVGNAKIAPYSFASTVQSSDAKVEYSYVFSDGEQAGAAPVKMANLKVQWETVESTNIGLDLAFLNDKLTFTADYFKKETKDMLVQVPIPQYAGYDGSPYVNAGTVENKGFELNLGYRGNIGNDFKYSVNVNASHVDNEVTSLGGGVPIWSGSVSLVGSVTRTAEGFPIGAFYGYEVDGVFQTDAEVASSAQSSEAIGAGDYRFKDQWTDKDEDGVMEEPDGVINGDDRVQIGDPNPDLFYGVNIDMSYKGFDLSMFFQGVSGNEIFNGFKYYNYADIKRFAMASDYKNHWTAQNGSNSMFGLNASTVEKNLRASDFYVEDGSYLRLKNIQLGYTFKNLTPWMSNLRVYFSGQNVFTITDYSGLDPEIGGGTLTQGIDYGTYPQARIFSIGANLTF
- a CDS encoding RagB/SusD family nutrient uptake outer membrane protein, translated to MKKIRNIILAGLLIFSLGACDEDYLDTVKIGEQTSESFYSNDAELIKAANACYSPMWEYHYNWGRTSFGNSTTDDAVDREDLKMREYTYDATAFLFTYNYRYNYRGILIANQLLANVEGEDISGVSDKSLQNRVVGEAKFMRAYYYYDLVKNYGGVPLVTIPLLGDDLNKTRATAAEVYAQIETDLKAAVDVLPLKSEYVASKELGRATKGAALGMLVKVCASQASIGYSNQDFYNKDKWAEAKTYAEQLFALGMYDLYQGAYHDLFSEAEENNEESIFEVQFYDSPLDDGAFTNNGNFTTFLNMPWLGAADPYGRYQATYDLYLEFENDDPRREASLINSVQYADQWILEGETPGVVAEDLTGFSNYKHYLSKENYLALGNFRNSPVNERIIRLSDMYLLYAEACYHTDNEGTARIYLNKVRERARQGNIGVLADVTASGTALLDAIYHERRVELCGEGHRLHDLIRTGRLETELKIDGYKVKASITSDGAGGYVVADSGEPIFKATNLTLPKNIFFPLPQSEVDNTGGLVGQNPGY